From the genome of Scytonema hofmannii PCC 7110, one region includes:
- a CDS encoding YihY/virulence factor BrkB family protein has protein sequence MNWKEIWGLLQETYKEWSNDKASRLAAALSYYTIFSIAPLLIIVIAIAGAVFGEDAARGAIREQLQGLIGQSGAEVIQTAIENASQPQAGTIASLISIVVLLFGATGLFNELQDSLNTIWEVQPKPGRAVKTMVRQRFASFAMVVAIGFLLLVSLVLSAVLAGIVGYFSNLLPGVDFIWQVINFILGFVITTVLFGLIFKVLPDVKITWNDVLIGAALTSLLFSIGRYLLGQYLGNGSFGSTYGAAGSLVVILAWVNYAAQILFFGAEFTQVYARKYGSRIVPTDNAIPLTESDRRNQGLKSQGNTQVLTRKSPSDRKSLSKLANKFLRSITPSKRIKRRKDR, from the coding sequence ATGAATTGGAAGGAAATTTGGGGGCTGCTCCAAGAAACGTATAAAGAATGGAGTAACGATAAGGCGTCTAGATTAGCAGCAGCCCTATCTTATTACACAATTTTTTCTATTGCTCCATTGCTCATTATTGTGATTGCGATCGCAGGAGCAGTATTTGGCGAAGATGCAGCCAGGGGAGCAATTAGAGAACAACTTCAAGGTTTAATTGGTCAATCTGGCGCAGAAGTTATTCAAACAGCCATAGAAAATGCCAGCCAGCCTCAAGCTGGGACTATCGCTTCTCTGATTAGTATCGTTGTTCTCCTATTTGGCGCTACTGGTTTATTTAACGAATTACAAGATTCCCTCAATACCATTTGGGAAGTGCAGCCAAAACCAGGACGTGCTGTAAAAACTATGGTTAGACAACGCTTTGCGTCGTTTGCAATGGTGGTAGCCATCGGATTTTTACTGCTTGTTTCCTTAGTCCTGAGTGCAGTCCTAGCAGGTATAGTAGGTTACTTCAGTAATTTGTTACCAGGCGTTGATTTTATTTGGCAAGTCATTAATTTCATTCTTGGTTTTGTTATCACCACTGTATTATTCGGACTCATTTTTAAAGTTTTGCCAGATGTTAAAATAACCTGGAATGACGTTTTAATTGGTGCTGCTCTTACCTCACTGCTCTTTTCCATTGGTAGATATCTTTTAGGACAGTACTTAGGAAACGGTAGTTTTGGCTCAACCTATGGTGCGGCTGGTTCATTAGTTGTGATTTTAGCTTGGGTTAACTATGCAGCTCAAATTCTCTTTTTTGGTGCTGAATTTACCCAAGTTTATGCGAGAAAATATGGTTCCCGTATTGTTCCGACTGACAACGCTATTCCTCTGACTGAAAGCGATCGCCGCAATCAAGGATTAAAATCTCAAGGCAATACACAAGTACTAACCAGAAAATCCCCTAGCGATCGCAAATCACTGTCTAAATTAGCTAATAAGTTCTTGCGAAGTATCACACCATCTAAGCGTATAAAAAGGAGAAAAGACCGCTAA
- a CDS encoding haloacid dehalogenase type II yields MIDLNQYEVLTFDCYGTLIDWETGVIEALQPVLDAHQIQLSENGILELFARFESQLEQGEYRKYKDILQGVMQKFGEQFGFTPSAEELTALADSVKYWLPFPDTVEALKILKQRLKLAIISNVDDDLFAFTAKHLQVEFDSVITAEQVESYKPYEQNFQVAIARIGIPSTKILHVACSIYHDIVPAKSLGLSTVWVNRRFGKEGLGATVPAVSNPDLEVPNLKTLAEMIQL; encoded by the coding sequence ATGATTGATTTGAATCAGTACGAAGTCTTAACTTTTGATTGCTATGGAACTCTCATTGATTGGGAGACAGGAGTGATAGAAGCACTGCAACCTGTTCTGGATGCACATCAAATTCAACTAAGTGAGAATGGAATTCTGGAATTGTTTGCACGTTTTGAATCTCAACTCGAACAGGGAGAGTATCGCAAGTACAAAGATATTCTCCAGGGAGTTATGCAAAAGTTTGGCGAACAGTTCGGCTTTACACCTTCTGCTGAGGAGTTAACCGCGCTAGCTGACTCTGTTAAATACTGGCTACCCTTCCCAGATACTGTTGAAGCCCTCAAAATTCTGAAACAGCGATTGAAATTGGCAATTATCTCTAATGTCGATGATGACTTGTTTGCCTTTACAGCTAAACATTTACAAGTTGAGTTTGATTCAGTCATCACAGCCGAACAGGTGGAAAGCTACAAGCCCTATGAGCAAAACTTTCAAGTTGCGATCGCCCGAATTGGCATCCCTTCTACAAAAATTCTACACGTTGCTTGTAGCATTTACCATGACATTGTTCCTGCGAAGTCTTTAGGGCTATCGACAGTTTGGGTGAATCGCAGATTCGGGAAAGAAGGTTTGGGTGCGACTGTACCTGCTGTAAGTAACCCAGATTTAGAAGTGCCCAATTTAAAAACTTTGGCTGAAATGATACAACTCTAA
- a CDS encoding class I SAM-dependent methyltransferase yields MSLDSIQGNKAFNDYEAFAEAYVSRTESNAYNAYYERPAMFSLLPEVRYKRVLDAGCAGGVYAEWLVNRGADVVAIDISNKMVDLTRQRLQNRAQVYQADLNQPLTFLRSNSFDIVLSSLTLHYIQDWESVFREFHRILSPKGLLQFSTHHPFMDFLFFEKENYFATELLEDSWEGYGGKPVCVRFYRRPLSVMTSALTNTGFVMEQIIEPHPTEECKRLYPEAYERLTTKPGFLIFRAHKQM; encoded by the coding sequence ATGAGTCTAGATAGCATACAGGGGAACAAAGCATTTAATGACTATGAAGCATTTGCAGAAGCATATGTCAGCCGTACTGAGTCCAATGCTTATAATGCTTATTATGAAAGACCTGCTATGTTCTCCCTGTTACCAGAAGTGAGATATAAGCGAGTCTTAGATGCAGGCTGTGCGGGCGGAGTGTATGCAGAATGGTTGGTAAATCGCGGTGCTGATGTTGTTGCAATTGATATCAGCAATAAGATGGTAGACTTAACAAGACAAAGACTCCAAAATCGCGCTCAAGTTTACCAAGCCGATTTAAACCAACCCCTCACTTTTTTGCGTAGCAATTCCTTTGATATTGTCCTGAGTTCCTTAACCCTTCACTACATTCAAGATTGGGAAAGCGTTTTTAGGGAGTTTCACCGCATTCTATCACCCAAAGGATTGCTACAGTTTTCCACACATCACCCCTTTATGGATTTTCTTTTTTTTGAAAAGGAAAACTACTTTGCGACGGAGTTACTAGAAGATTCTTGGGAAGGGTACGGCGGTAAACCAGTGTGCGTGCGTTTTTATCGCCGTCCACTCAGCGTAATGACTTCTGCACTTACCAATACAGGGTTTGTTATGGAGCAAATTATTGAGCCACATCCAACAGAGGAGTGCAAACGGCTTTACCCCGAAGCTTATGAAAGGTTGACGACAAAACCGGGTTTTCTCATCTTTCGTGCTCATAAGCAAATGTAA
- a CDS encoding helix-turn-helix transcriptional regulator: MKSESSNKSATIRTRRAILKLLKQEGPMDAHALASYLKVTAMAVRQHLYALQEENLVTYEEEQRSMGRPAKIWQLTSAANHLFPEGYAELTVSLLHSMTEAFGEEGLERLLEIRTRQQMADYQAQVPRDGSLQERVEALAAKRTDEGYMAEVQQEEDGSFLLVENHCPICAAATACTGLCRKELEMFQTVLGENAIVERTEHIVTGGRRCVYRIST; this comes from the coding sequence ATGAAGAGTGAATCATCCAATAAATCAGCCACTATCCGCACCCGACGGGCTATTTTGAAATTGCTCAAGCAAGAGGGACCAATGGACGCTCATGCTTTAGCCTCCTACTTAAAGGTAACAGCCATGGCGGTACGCCAGCACCTATATGCATTGCAGGAAGAAAACCTAGTCACCTACGAAGAAGAACAGCGCTCAATGGGGCGACCTGCGAAAATATGGCAGTTAACTTCTGCTGCGAATCATCTGTTTCCAGAGGGCTATGCAGAGTTGACTGTCAGTCTGCTTCATTCCATGACAGAAGCTTTTGGTGAAGAAGGGCTTGAGCGTTTGCTGGAAATTAGAACTCGCCAACAAATGGCAGATTATCAAGCGCAAGTACCGCGTGATGGATCTCTCCAAGAACGGGTAGAAGCCTTAGCTGCAAAACGAACTGATGAAGGATACATGGCTGAAGTTCAACAAGAGGAAGATGGTTCGTTTTTACTTGTTGAAAATCACTGTCCTATTTGTGCTGCGGCGACTGCTTGTACGGGGCTTTGTCGCAAGGAACTAGAAATGTTCCAAACTGTTTTGGGTGAGAATGCTATTGTTGAAAGAACTGAGCATATCGTTACAGGTGGGCGGCGCTGTGTTTATCGCATTTCGACCTAG
- a CDS encoding SUMF1/EgtB/PvdO family nonheme iron enzyme: MSLDDTWEQQRAQQMVERFVSRFQPSYKRLAYYAALPLLLTPELLNFLRIQFLRSDNVPWVAEVDLLLSDLCSQVGYELYAMDTAVRAYLLKEMKQELGEKPMQDVARVLISYVRHLNKTNPFISSQELQVQRWAAMAYLDDKRQEVVSEIFQEFQNVLEMDHSGASLRLVNGSELARILQITQELSPQLSAYPNLIDYASIISGIIAKSATVASQELEQHLIALNSITQLQTGDIIALKADNGKYLNLATSNSYQNLNTIEVEKDVLDRECYFKLIFLQNKRIALMANNDKYWSNLENPIIATHNSIESTSLFIVTFLDNGKICLKTENGKYLSRINYGGVSGYNQIEAVKDSLDIFCEFEVIKIALQEISQSQETQPQETGFLLPPLQPFVFDVATVEVVKPSGRRKKPQIKIARHPGQAQFFTEYLPDSVTLEMVSIPGGSFLMGSPETEEERSEREGPQHEVTLQPFFMGKYPITQAQWRAIAALPQVNRELDPDPSGFKGGDRPVENVSWYDAVEFCDRLSIHTKRNYQLPSEAEWEYACRAGTTTPFHFGETITPELANYDGNYSYGSAPKGKYRKQTTPIGSFQVANAFGLFDMHGNVWEWCADIKHDNYEGAPSNSTSWQLTVDNDNRMLRGGSWIYNPRNCRSAFRSDGHPDYRYDNAGFRVVLSGARTL, translated from the coding sequence GTGAGTTTAGATGATACTTGGGAACAACAACGAGCACAACAGATGGTAGAGCGATTCGTGAGTCGTTTTCAACCGTCCTATAAGCGATTAGCGTATTATGCTGCACTACCTTTGCTATTAACACCAGAACTACTGAACTTTCTCCGGATTCAGTTTCTCCGTAGCGACAATGTGCCTTGGGTAGCTGAAGTAGACCTGTTACTTTCCGATTTATGCTCTCAGGTAGGGTATGAACTATACGCAATGGATACGGCGGTTCGGGCTTACTTGCTAAAGGAAATGAAACAGGAATTGGGTGAAAAGCCGATGCAAGATGTGGCTCGCGTGTTGATTAGTTATGTACGTCATCTGAATAAAACCAACCCATTTATCAGTTCGCAAGAGTTGCAGGTACAGCGTTGGGCTGCAATGGCGTATCTGGATGACAAACGACAAGAGGTAGTGAGTGAGATTTTTCAGGAGTTTCAAAATGTTCTGGAAATGGATCATTCTGGAGCGAGCCTGCGACTGGTAAATGGATCAGAATTGGCACGCATATTACAGATTACACAAGAATTATCACCCCAGTTAAGCGCTTATCCTAACCTTATAGATTATGCAAGCATTATCAGTGGTATTATAGCGAAATCAGCAACTGTAGCCTCTCAAGAATTAGAACAACATCTCATAGCTTTAAACTCTATTACCCAGCTACAAACTGGAGATATTATTGCTTTAAAAGCAGATAATGGCAAATATTTAAATCTAGCTACTAGTAATAGCTATCAAAATCTCAATACTATTGAAGTGGAAAAAGATGTCCTTGATAGAGAATGTTATTTCAAATTAATATTTTTACAGAATAAAAGAATTGCCTTGATGGCAAACAATGACAAGTATTGGAGTAATCTTGAAAATCCCATTATCGCTACACACAACTCTATTGAAAGTACTTCTCTGTTCATAGTAACATTTTTAGATAACGGAAAAATTTGCTTGAAGACAGAAAATGGTAAATATTTAAGCAGAATCAATTATGGTGGTGTTTCTGGTTACAATCAAATTGAAGCTGTCAAAGATTCTCTGGATATATTTTGTGAATTTGAAGTTATTAAAATAGCTTTGCAGGAGATAAGTCAATCTCAAGAAACCCAACCTCAAGAAACCGGGTTTCTACTACCACCACTTCAACCTTTTGTATTTGATGTAGCGACAGTAGAGGTGGTAAAACCGTCAGGACGGCGTAAGAAACCTCAAATAAAGATCGCTCGCCACCCCGGTCAAGCTCAATTCTTTACAGAATATCTCCCTGACAGCGTTACTTTAGAAATGGTGTCAATTCCCGGCGGTTCTTTTCTCATGGGTTCACCGGAAACGGAAGAGGAACGTTCTGAAAGAGAAGGACCCCAACACGAGGTTACCCTTCAACCGTTTTTTATGGGCAAATATCCCATTACCCAAGCACAATGGCGAGCGATCGCAGCGTTACCGCAAGTGAATCGAGAACTCGATCCCGATCCTTCTGGATTCAAAGGAGGCGATCGACCAGTAGAAAATGTAAGTTGGTATGATGCAGTTGAGTTTTGTGATAGACTATCTATACATACTAAACGTAACTACCAACTGCCAAGTGAGGCAGAGTGGGAGTATGCTTGCCGTGCAGGTACGACGACACCGTTCCACTTTGGCGAAACGATTACGCCTGAGTTAGCGAACTATGACGGCAACTATTCTTACGGCTCTGCCCCAAAAGGTAAATATCGCAAACAAACAACGCCTATTGGCAGCTTTCAAGTAGCAAATGCCTTCGGATTGTTTGATATGCACGGTAATGTTTGGGAATGGTGTGCTGATATAAAGCACGACAATTATGAGGGTGCTCCTTCTAACAGTACTTCTTGGCAATTAACTGTTGATAATGATAATCGGATGCTTCGTGGCGGTTCCTGGATCTACAATCCGAGGAATTGCCGTTCGGCGTTTCGCAGCGACGGTCATCCGGACTACAGGTACGACAACGCCGGGTTTCGGGTGGTGCTTTCCGGGGCGAGAACTTTATAA
- a CDS encoding AAA family ATPase: protein MTQDSKLIFQGTPENRPKNAHKESPQTAEPYVADAKLKKAVNLAIYLRRPLLLEGEAGCGKTKLARAVAYELGLPFYRWNIRSTTKASEGLYEYDAILRLQDVQIKDVENNSTGKAQSSKRDPSDPKCYRKFGPLGKAFQSPQPAIVLIDEIDKADLDFPNDLLTVLDDPWEFEIPQTQETIEAEHTPIIIVTSNKEKGNLPAPFLRRCIYYFIEFPKDVESLQTIVKAHYQMSPEVETPPENLVETAAKQFLKLRETGGLLKNPGTSEFLDWLQALAKFENPYPVELLKKEYQDNRTPYRELLFKLRADWQKYQPAQEPAA from the coding sequence ATGACACAAGACAGCAAACTCATATTTCAAGGAACTCCAGAGAACAGACCTAAAAATGCCCATAAAGAATCTCCCCAGACGGCTGAACCATATGTTGCTGATGCAAAGCTAAAAAAAGCAGTCAATTTAGCTATTTATCTCAGGCGACCTTTATTATTAGAGGGGGAAGCAGGATGTGGCAAAACCAAGTTGGCTCGTGCAGTAGCATATGAACTAGGATTGCCTTTTTACCGTTGGAATATACGCTCTACAACTAAAGCTAGTGAGGGATTATATGAATATGATGCCATCTTGAGGTTGCAAGATGTACAGATAAAGGATGTGGAGAACAATTCGACAGGTAAAGCGCAAAGTTCTAAACGCGATCCCAGCGATCCCAAATGCTACCGAAAATTTGGACCCTTAGGTAAAGCGTTCCAAAGTCCTCAACCAGCAATCGTGTTGATTGACGAAATTGATAAAGCCGACTTAGACTTTCCTAACGATTTGTTGACAGTTTTAGATGACCCGTGGGAGTTTGAAATTCCCCAAACCCAGGAAACGATCGAAGCCGAGCATACACCAATTATTATTGTTACCAGCAATAAAGAAAAAGGTAATCTTCCTGCTCCTTTCTTACGGCGCTGTATCTACTACTTTATAGAGTTTCCCAAAGATGTAGAAAGTTTACAGACAATCGTTAAGGCTCACTATCAGATGTCGCCAGAAGTGGAAACTCCGCCTGAAAATTTGGTTGAAACCGCCGCGAAACAGTTTTTAAAATTGCGTGAGACAGGAGGATTATTAAAAAACCCCGGAACTAGCGAATTTTTGGACTGGTTGCAAGCTTTGGCAAAGTTTGAGAACCCATACCCGGTAGAACTTCTTAAAAAAGAGTATCAAGACAACCGCACTCCTTACCGAGAACTGTTATTTAAACTGAGGGCTGATTGGCAGAAATATCAGCCAGCCCAAGAACCAGCTGCATAA
- a CDS encoding effector-associated domain EAD1-containing protein yields the protein MRTTLAIALSATQYRTHDFATPVIFMRVPNGQLFQAEEKTQPPIPIPDPVKVKIMNLVGTQKKQFGEALIDAFPRKNDLEMMLSYELDWNLNQIVCGSNYKEIVFELIQWAEARGKIKELLQTAKKANPGNPQLQNFSLSSADNLDTTTHSEIRLSPKPPESPEKIRRQMLEKQYQALEKQYQELSQQLSFTINAGDRVQLDMQLEDVYQRLKKLSDELGSLSDF from the coding sequence ATGCGGACTACTTTAGCGATCGCTTTGAGTGCAACACAATATCGGACACATGATTTTGCTACACCTGTTATCTTCATGCGCGTACCTAATGGTCAATTATTTCAAGCAGAAGAGAAGACACAACCTCCGATACCTATCCCTGACCCTGTAAAGGTAAAAATTATGAATTTAGTAGGTACACAAAAGAAACAGTTTGGTGAGGCTTTAATTGATGCTTTCCCTAGAAAGAATGATTTAGAGATGATGCTAAGCTATGAGTTGGATTGGAATTTAAACCAAATAGTTTGTGGTAGTAACTATAAAGAAATTGTGTTTGAACTTATTCAATGGGCTGAAGCTCGAGGAAAAATAAAAGAACTGTTACAAACAGCAAAAAAAGCTAATCCGGGAAATCCCCAATTACAAAATTTTAGTTTGAGTTCTGCGGATAATTTGGACACGACAACACATTCAGAGATAAGACTATCTCCAAAACCTCCAGAAAGTCCTGAAAAGATAAGAAGACAAATGCTTGAGAAGCAATATCAAGCATTGGAAAAGCAATACCAAGAATTAAGTCAGCAGTTAAGTTTTACAATTAATGCAGGCGATCGCGTTCAATTAGATATGCAACTTGAGGATGTCTATCAGCGTCTGAAGAAACTCAGCGATGAGTTGGGTAGCTTGTCAGATTTCTAA